A genomic stretch from Setaria italica strain Yugu1 chromosome VII, Setaria_italica_v2.0, whole genome shotgun sequence includes:
- the LOC101762525 gene encoding uncharacterized protein LOC101762525 isoform X1 has translation MYVPVTASEIDTMRRDSEMTKGARRLALFFLLVSVAARAVSAVVSDGLLPNGNFEQGPNKSEMNGTRVKDRDAILHWEIYGFVEYIESGHTQEDMILPVPEGDRAVRLGNDATIRQKLCVTRQAYYSITFTAARSCAQAEALNVSVTPDFGVLPIQTVYTSSGWDSYSWAFKAKHSSVWLSIHNPGHEDNPACGPLIDSIAIKNLHPPHHTPVQLDRAVNMLRNGDFEEGPYIFPDVPWGVLVPPMSEDLYSPLPGWMVLSDTKVVKYVDAAHHAVPRGARAVELVAGMECALVQEVRTVPGRWYRLSFSVGDGANGCGGSLGVDAYAGKATTKVSYESRGTGGHRRVDLDFAAAENLTRIVFHSSNYHMKFDGTLCGPVVDDVSLVAVHKHAARRLRM, from the exons ATGTACGTACCAGTCACGGCGAGCGAGATCGATACGATGAGAAGGGATTCGGAGATGACCAAGGGCGCTCGTCGCCTGGCACTGTTCTTCTTGCTCGTCAGCGTGGCCGCTCGAGCTGTTTCTGCCGTCGTCAGCGATG GCCTGTTACCAAATGGCAACTTCGAGCAAGGGCCGAACAAGTCCGAGATGAACGGCACCCGGGTGAAGGACCGCGACGCCATACTGCACTGGGAGATCTATGGGTTCGTGGAGTACATCGAGTCCGGCCACACGCAGGAGGACATGAtcctgccggtgccggagggcGACCGGGCCGTGCGGCTGGGCAACGACGCAACCATCCGTCAGAAGCTATGCGTCACCCGGCAAGCCTACTACTCCATCACCTTCACGGCCGCGCGGTCATGCGCCCAGGCCGAGGCGCTCAACGTGTCCGTCACCCCGGACTTCGGCGTCCTCCCCATCCAGACGGTGTACACCAGCAGCGGCTGGGACTCCTACTCCTGGGCCTTCAAGGCCAAGCACAGCTCCGTGTGGCTGTCCATCCACAACCCCGGCCACGAGGACAACCCGGCGTGTGGGCCCCTCATCGACTCCATCGCCATCAAGAACCTCCACCCTCCCCATCACACCCCGG TCCAACTCGATCGTGCAGTCAACATGTTGAGGAACGGTGACTTTGAGGAGGGGCCCTACATCTTCCCCGACGTGCCGTGGGGCGTCCTGGTGCCGCCGATGTCGGAGGACCTGTACTCGCCGCTGCCGGGATGGATGGTCCTGTCGGACACCAAGGTGGTCAAGTACGTGGACGCGGCGCACCACGCGGTGCctcgcggcgcgcgcgccgtgGAGCTGGTGGCCGGCATGGAGTGCGCGCTGGTGCAGGAGGTGCGCACCGTGCCCGGGCGGTGGTACAGGCTCTCCTTCTCCGTCGGCGACGGGGCCAACGGGTGCGGCGGGTCCCTGGGCGTGGACGCGTACGCGGGGAAGGCGACGACCAAGGTGTCGTACGAGTCCCGCGGCACCGGCGGGCACAGGCGCGTCGACCTGGACTTCGCGGCGGCCGAGAACCTGACGCGCATCGTGTTCCACAGCTCCAACTACCACATGAAGTTCGACGGCACGCTGTGCGGCCCGGTCGTCGACGACGTCTCCCTCGTGGCCGTGCACAAGCACGCTGCCCGCCGGCTGCGCATGTAG
- the LOC101762525 gene encoding uncharacterized protein LOC101762525 isoform X2: protein MYVPVTASEIDTMRRDSEMTKGARRLALFFLLVSVAARAVSAVVSDGLLPNGNFEQGPNKSEMNGTRVKDRDAILHWEIYGFVEYIESGHTQEDMILPVPEGDRAVRLGNDATIRQKLCVTRQAYYSITFTAARSCAQAEALNVSVTPDFGVLPIQTVYTSSGWDSYSWAFKAKHSSVWLSIHNPGHEDNPACGPLIDSIAIKNLHPPHHTPVNMLRNGDFEEGPYIFPDVPWGVLVPPMSEDLYSPLPGWMVLSDTKVVKYVDAAHHAVPRGARAVELVAGMECALVQEVRTVPGRWYRLSFSVGDGANGCGGSLGVDAYAGKATTKVSYESRGTGGHRRVDLDFAAAENLTRIVFHSSNYHMKFDGTLCGPVVDDVSLVAVHKHAARRLRM from the exons ATGTACGTACCAGTCACGGCGAGCGAGATCGATACGATGAGAAGGGATTCGGAGATGACCAAGGGCGCTCGTCGCCTGGCACTGTTCTTCTTGCTCGTCAGCGTGGCCGCTCGAGCTGTTTCTGCCGTCGTCAGCGATG GCCTGTTACCAAATGGCAACTTCGAGCAAGGGCCGAACAAGTCCGAGATGAACGGCACCCGGGTGAAGGACCGCGACGCCATACTGCACTGGGAGATCTATGGGTTCGTGGAGTACATCGAGTCCGGCCACACGCAGGAGGACATGAtcctgccggtgccggagggcGACCGGGCCGTGCGGCTGGGCAACGACGCAACCATCCGTCAGAAGCTATGCGTCACCCGGCAAGCCTACTACTCCATCACCTTCACGGCCGCGCGGTCATGCGCCCAGGCCGAGGCGCTCAACGTGTCCGTCACCCCGGACTTCGGCGTCCTCCCCATCCAGACGGTGTACACCAGCAGCGGCTGGGACTCCTACTCCTGGGCCTTCAAGGCCAAGCACAGCTCCGTGTGGCTGTCCATCCACAACCCCGGCCACGAGGACAACCCGGCGTGTGGGCCCCTCATCGACTCCATCGCCATCAAGAACCTCCACCCTCCCCATCACACCCCGG TCAACATGTTGAGGAACGGTGACTTTGAGGAGGGGCCCTACATCTTCCCCGACGTGCCGTGGGGCGTCCTGGTGCCGCCGATGTCGGAGGACCTGTACTCGCCGCTGCCGGGATGGATGGTCCTGTCGGACACCAAGGTGGTCAAGTACGTGGACGCGGCGCACCACGCGGTGCctcgcggcgcgcgcgccgtgGAGCTGGTGGCCGGCATGGAGTGCGCGCTGGTGCAGGAGGTGCGCACCGTGCCCGGGCGGTGGTACAGGCTCTCCTTCTCCGTCGGCGACGGGGCCAACGGGTGCGGCGGGTCCCTGGGCGTGGACGCGTACGCGGGGAAGGCGACGACCAAGGTGTCGTACGAGTCCCGCGGCACCGGCGGGCACAGGCGCGTCGACCTGGACTTCGCGGCGGCCGAGAACCTGACGCGCATCGTGTTCCACAGCTCCAACTACCACATGAAGTTCGACGGCACGCTGTGCGGCCCGGTCGTCGACGACGTCTCCCTCGTGGCCGTGCACAAGCACGCTGCCCGCCGGCTGCGCATGTAG
- the LOC101765608 gene encoding uncharacterized protein LOC101765608 has protein sequence MGLSPSKRVDAALRRAPAFAAACDAAFDRCLADAQGAFGGVRRYQLADAAAHLHSSLRASVPLVRRWVPSPPPRARVDAALRASGLEGEGELSRPQFGGFAAELFREAVLAGAAEAALVRAPAAAAGIVGVGLVARAAPAVVGRVVAVYAAGVAAAVYLSLG, from the coding sequence ATGGGCCTGAGTCCCTCCAAGCGCGTGGACGCCGCGCTGCGGCGCGCGCCGgcgttcgccgccgcctgcgacgCCGCCTTCGACCGGTGCCTCGCGGACGCGCAGGGCGCCTTCGGGGGCGTCCGCCGGTACCagctcgccgacgccgcggcgcaCCTCCACTCGTCGCTCCGCGCGTCCGTCCCGCTGGTCCGGCGCTGggtgccctcgccgccgccccgcgcccgcgtcgacGCCGCGCTCCGCGCATCGGGGCTCGAGGGCGAGGGGGAGCTCTCCCGGCCCCAGTTCGGGGGGTTCGCCGCTGAGCTGTTCAGGGAGGCCGTgctggccggcgcggcggaggcggcgctcgtgcgcgcccccgccgccgcggccgggatCGTCGGGGTGGGGCTGgtggcgcgcgccgcgcccgcggtgGTCGGGAGGGTCGTCGCCGTGTACGCCGCGGGTGTCGCCGCCGCGGTTTACCTCAGCCTGGGCTAG